Proteins found in one Pseudomonas marvdashtae genomic segment:
- a CDS encoding mannose-1-phosphate guanylyltransferase/mannose-6-phosphate isomerase, with protein MIPVILSGGSGSRLWPLSRKQFPKQFLALTGEHTLFQQTLERLVFEGMDTPIVVCNKDHRFIVNEQLSARNLEAQRILMEPFGRNTAPAVALTAMMLVNEGRDELMLVLPADHVVEDQKALQRALALATVAAERGEMVLFGVPATKPETGYGYIKSTNDALLPEGVSRVSHFVEKPDVKRATEFVEAGGYFWNSGMFLFRASRFLEELKKHDPDIYDTCLLTLERSEQTADTITFDEATFACCPDNSIDYAVMEKTQRACVVPLSAGWSDVGCWASLWEVNAKDTNGNVTKGDVVIQDSRNCMIHGNGKLVSVIGLDNIVVVETKDAMMIAHKDKVQGVKQLVNTLNAQGRSETQNHCEVYRPWGSYDSVDMGGRFQVKHISVKPGACLSLQMHHHRAEHWIVVSGTAEVTCDENVFLLCENQSTYIPIASVHRLRNPGKIPLEIIEVQSGSYLGEDDIERFEDIYGRSTPIERGVSVKTIAQ; from the coding sequence ATGATTCCGGTGATCTTGTCAGGTGGTAGCGGCTCACGTCTTTGGCCGCTTTCGCGCAAGCAGTTCCCTAAACAGTTCCTGGCCCTGACCGGCGAGCACACTCTGTTCCAACAGACCCTCGAACGCCTGGTGTTCGAAGGCATGGACACGCCAATCGTGGTCTGCAACAAAGACCACCGCTTCATCGTCAACGAGCAACTGTCCGCTCGCAACCTGGAAGCCCAGCGCATCCTGATGGAACCGTTCGGGCGCAACACCGCGCCGGCCGTTGCCCTGACTGCGATGATGCTGGTCAACGAAGGCCGCGACGAGCTGATGCTGGTGTTGCCGGCCGACCACGTGGTGGAAGACCAGAAAGCCCTGCAACGCGCTTTGGCCCTGGCCACCGTGGCCGCCGAGCGTGGCGAAATGGTCCTGTTCGGCGTACCGGCCACCAAGCCGGAAACCGGCTACGGCTATATCAAGTCGACCAACGATGCCCTGCTGCCTGAAGGCGTCAGCCGCGTCTCGCACTTCGTCGAAAAACCCGACGTCAAGCGCGCCACTGAATTCGTCGAAGCCGGCGGCTACTTCTGGAACAGCGGCATGTTCCTGTTCCGCGCCAGCCGTTTCCTCGAAGAGCTGAAAAAGCACGATCCGGACATCTACGACACCTGCCTCCTGACCCTGGAGCGCAGCGAGCAGACCGCCGACACCATCACCTTCGACGAAGCCACCTTCGCCTGCTGCCCGGACAACTCCATCGACTACGCCGTCATGGAAAAGACCCAGCGCGCCTGCGTGGTGCCGCTGTCGGCCGGCTGGAGCGATGTCGGTTGCTGGGCGTCGCTGTGGGAAGTCAATGCAAAAGACACCAACGGCAACGTCACCAAGGGCGACGTCGTGATCCAGGACAGCCGCAATTGCATGATCCATGGCAACGGCAAACTGGTGTCGGTGATCGGCCTGGACAACATCGTCGTGGTCGAAACCAAAGACGCCATGATGATCGCCCACAAGGACAAGGTCCAAGGCGTCAAGCAACTGGTCAACACCCTCAACGCCCAGGGCCGCAGCGAAACCCAGAACCACTGCGAGGTCTATCGTCCGTGGGGTTCCTATGACTCGGTGGACATGGGCGGTCGTTTCCAGGTCAAGCACATCTCGGTCAAGCCGGGCGCGTGCCTGTCGCTGCAGATGCACCACCACCGCGCCGAACACTGGATCGTGGTCAGCGGCACCGCCGAAGTGACCTGCGACGAGAACGTGTTCCTGCTCTGCGAAAACCAGTCGACCTACATCCCGATCGCGTCGGTCCACCGCCTGCGCAACCCGGGCAAGATCCCATTGGAAATCATCGAAGTGCAGTCCGGCAGCTACCTGGGTGAAGATGACATCGAGCGTTTCGAAGACATCTACGGTCGCTCCACCCCGATCGAACGTGGCGTGTCGGTGAAGACCATCGCGCAGTAA
- a CDS encoding alginate O-acetyltransferase AlgF has translation MTFNTTPRRLAARSFKAVALVASMSALSFSAFAGDSALYGPVAPKGSSFVRIYNASNAEISATVGSTNISDVAPLASSDFSFMPGGDYSAKVGSQTVPVKLASDHYYTLVNNATGQPQLIEEPPFKNKQKSLVRVQNLTDKALTLKTADGKTEVVPNVAAKGRGEREINPVKVSLALFEGDKKVGDLKPVALERGEAAVLYVTGSGSSLSPVWVKRPASTR, from the coding sequence ATGACTTTCAACACTACTCCTCGCCGTCTCGCTGCTCGCTCCTTCAAGGCCGTTGCCCTGGTCGCCAGCATGAGTGCCCTTTCGTTCTCCGCCTTCGCCGGTGACTCAGCCCTGTACGGCCCGGTTGCGCCAAAAGGTTCGAGCTTCGTGCGGATCTACAACGCCAGCAACGCCGAAATCAGCGCCACCGTCGGCAGCACCAACATCAGCGACGTGGCCCCGTTGGCCAGCAGCGACTTCAGCTTCATGCCTGGCGGCGACTACAGCGCCAAAGTGGGCAGCCAGACCGTTCCGGTTAAACTGGCTTCCGATCACTATTACACCCTGGTGAACAACGCCACCGGCCAGCCACAACTGATCGAAGAACCACCGTTCAAGAACAAGCAGAAATCCCTGGTACGCGTCCAGAACCTCACCGACAAGGCGTTGACCCTCAAGACCGCTGACGGCAAGACCGAAGTGGTTCCGAACGTAGCGGCCAAGGGCCGTGGCGAACGTGAAATCAACCCGGTGAAAGTAAGCCTGGCCCTGTTCGAAGGCGACAAGAAAGTCGGCGACCTCAAGCCAGTTGCCCTGGAACGCGGCGAAGCAGCCGTGCTCTACGTGACCGGCTCGGGCAGCAGCCTGTCGCCAGTATGGGTCAAGCGTCCGGCTTCCACCCGCTGA
- a CDS encoding alginate O-acetyltransferase gives MTRSLRIFYVALFMLILTALGIWSMRSFLGFSTNPDATVLNGRWAKAVETHYDEEFPIKRLGTNIWAALDYKLFNEGRKGVVLGRDQWLYSDEEFNPIVNEEQNLQDNYALVEGVRQKLKEQGITLVMAIVPAKARLYPEHLGEVKPSSIHANLYQDFHARVAADKILAPDLLGPMQQAKQSGQQVFLRTDTHWTPEGAQIAAEHLAKAIAERTPLNGEPQRFVTEPAEKIIHKGDLRQFLPLDPLFENLMPAQEPLVKRNTREADDQPASDDALFADAQVPVALIGTSYSANPTWNFVGALKQALHSDVVNYAEDGHGPILPMLSYLKSDAFKNSPPQVLIWEFPERYLPVNNEIGDADPQWVAELKQAGARQQNVAANTQSETPDRAQN, from the coding sequence ATGACCCGCTCATTACGCATCTTCTACGTCGCGCTGTTTATGCTGATCCTGACAGCCCTGGGTATTTGGTCGATGCGCAGCTTCCTCGGCTTCAGTACCAACCCCGATGCGACCGTGCTCAACGGTCGCTGGGCCAAGGCCGTGGAAACGCATTACGACGAAGAGTTTCCGATCAAGCGCCTGGGCACCAACATCTGGGCGGCACTGGACTACAAGCTGTTCAACGAAGGCCGCAAAGGCGTGGTCCTCGGCCGCGACCAGTGGCTATACAGCGACGAAGAGTTCAACCCGATCGTCAACGAAGAACAGAACCTGCAGGACAACTACGCGCTGGTCGAAGGCGTGCGCCAGAAACTCAAGGAACAGGGCATCACCTTGGTCATGGCGATCGTCCCGGCCAAAGCGCGGCTGTACCCGGAACACTTGGGTGAAGTGAAGCCTTCGAGCATTCACGCCAACCTGTACCAGGATTTCCACGCTCGCGTGGCGGCAGACAAGATCCTCGCCCCGGACCTGCTCGGCCCGATGCAACAGGCCAAGCAAAGCGGCCAGCAAGTGTTCCTGCGCACCGACACCCACTGGACACCGGAAGGCGCGCAAATCGCTGCGGAACATCTGGCCAAGGCGATTGCCGAACGTACTCCTCTCAACGGCGAGCCACAGCGTTTCGTCACCGAGCCTGCGGAAAAGATCATCCACAAGGGCGACCTGCGTCAGTTCCTGCCGCTGGACCCGCTGTTTGAAAACCTGATGCCAGCCCAGGAGCCGCTGGTCAAACGCAACACCCGCGAAGCCGACGACCAGCCGGCCAGCGACGACGCGTTGTTTGCCGATGCCCAGGTGCCCGTGGCCCTGATCGGTACCAGCTACAGCGCCAACCCAACCTGGAACTTCGTCGGTGCGCTCAAGCAAGCCCTGCACAGCGACGTCGTCAACTACGCCGAAGACGGCCATGGCCCGATTCTGCCGATGCTCAGCTACCTCAAGAGCGACGCCTTCAAGAACAGCCCGCCACAAGTGCTGATCTGGGAGTTTCCAGAACGTTATTTGCCAGTGAACAACGAGATCGGCGACGCCGATCCGCAGTGGGTCGCCGAGCTCAAGCAAGCCGGTGCCCGCCAACAGAACGTAGCTGCTAACACACAATCCGAGACGCCCGATCGGGCGCAAAACTGA
- a CDS encoding MBOAT family O-acyltransferase translates to MVFSSNVFLFLFLPIFLGLYYLSGQRYRNLLLLIASYVFYAWWRVDFLALFAGVTLWNYWIGLKVGAAGVRTKPAQRWLLLGVGVDLAILGYFKYANFGVDSLNAIISGFGLNPFILTHVLLPIGISFYIFESISYIIDVYRGDTPATRNLIDFAAFVAIFPHLIAGPVLRFRDLADQFNNRTHTLDKFSEGCTRFMQGFIKKVFIADTLAVVADHCFALQNPTTGDAWLGALAYTAQLYFDFSGYSDMAIGLGLMMGFRFMENFKQPYISQSITEFWRRWHISLSTWLRDYLYITLGGNRKGTLMTYRNLFLTMLLGGLWHGANITYVIWGAWHGMWLAIEKAVGIDTNPRSINPIRWALTFLLVVMGWVIFRAENLHVAGRMYSAMFSFGDWSLSELTRANLTGLQIATLAVAYITLAFFGLRDFYTNRPPVKAKPEQSTEANGPATAQPGLIKAVPGDNPSTIHEPGYTVGVEAQVQPAYWTVDWSRYVMRTLVLVLFIASILKLSAQSFSPFLYFQF, encoded by the coding sequence ATGGTATTTTCATCCAATGTGTTCCTGTTCCTATTCTTGCCGATCTTTCTCGGCTTGTATTACTTGAGCGGGCAACGCTATCGCAACCTGCTGCTGCTGATCGCCAGCTACGTGTTCTATGCCTGGTGGCGGGTGGACTTCCTGGCCCTGTTCGCAGGCGTGACCCTGTGGAACTACTGGATCGGCCTGAAAGTCGGCGCCGCCGGTGTGCGCACCAAACCGGCCCAGCGCTGGCTGCTGCTCGGCGTGGGCGTGGACTTGGCGATCCTGGGCTACTTCAAATACGCCAACTTCGGCGTGGACAGCCTCAATGCGATCATCAGTGGCTTCGGTCTGAACCCGTTCATCCTGACCCACGTACTGTTGCCGATCGGGATCTCGTTCTACATCTTCGAGTCCATCAGCTACATCATCGACGTCTACCGCGGCGACACCCCGGCAACCCGCAACCTGATCGACTTCGCGGCATTCGTGGCGATCTTCCCGCACTTGATTGCCGGTCCCGTGCTGCGTTTCCGTGACCTGGCCGACCAGTTCAACAACCGCACCCACACGCTGGACAAGTTCTCCGAAGGCTGCACGCGCTTCATGCAGGGCTTCATCAAGAAAGTGTTCATCGCCGACACCCTGGCGGTGGTGGCCGACCATTGCTTTGCCCTGCAAAACCCGACCACCGGCGATGCCTGGCTCGGCGCCCTGGCGTACACCGCGCAGTTGTACTTCGACTTCTCCGGCTACAGCGACATGGCCATCGGCCTGGGCTTGATGATGGGTTTCCGCTTCATGGAAAACTTCAAGCAGCCGTACATCAGCCAGTCGATCACCGAGTTCTGGCGTCGCTGGCACATCAGCCTGTCGACCTGGCTGCGCGATTACCTCTACATCACCCTTGGCGGTAACCGCAAAGGCACGCTGATGACCTATCGCAACCTGTTCCTGACCATGCTCCTGGGCGGTCTGTGGCACGGCGCGAACATCACCTACGTGATCTGGGGCGCCTGGCACGGCATGTGGCTGGCCATCGAGAAAGCGGTGGGTATCGACACCAACCCACGCAGCATCAACCCGATCCGCTGGGCGCTGACGTTCCTGCTGGTAGTGATGGGCTGGGTGATCTTCCGTGCAGAAAACCTGCACGTGGCCGGTCGCATGTACAGCGCCATGTTCAGCTTCGGCGACTGGTCGCTGTCGGAACTGACCCGTGCCAACCTCACCGGCCTGCAGATCGCTACGTTGGCGGTGGCCTACATCACCCTCGCCTTCTTCGGCCTGCGCGACTTCTACACCAATCGTCCGCCGGTCAAGGCCAAGCCTGAACAGAGCACCGAAGCCAACGGTCCTGCTACCGCGCAACCGGGGCTGATCAAAGCCGTACCGGGCGACAACCCGTCGACCATCCATGAACCGGGCTACACCGTCGGCGTCGAAGCCCAGGTGCAACCGGCCTACTGGACTGTGGACTGGTCTCGCTACGTGATGCGCACCCTGGTGTTGGTGCTGTTCATCGCCTCGATTCTCAAACTGTCGGCGCAAAGCTTCTCGCCGTTCCTTTACTTCCAGTTCTGA
- a CDS encoding mannuronate-specific alginate lyase, with the protein MRTRTLKTLLAPSLLALAMFAGATQAAAPLRPPQGYFAPIEKVKEGNGGQSCDAVPTPYTGSLQFRSKYEGSDKARSTLNVQSEKAFRDSTADITKIERGISKQVMQFMRDGRPEQLECTLNWLTAWAQADALMSKDFNHTGKSMRKWALGSMASAYVRLKFSESRPLANRQEQAQLIEGWFSKMADQVVSDWDNLPLEKTNNHSYWAAWSVMATSVATNRRDLFDWAVKEYKVGVNQVDAEGFLPNELKRKQRALSYHNYALPPLAMIASFAQVNGVDLRQENNGALKRLGDRVLAGVKDPDIFEEKNGEEQDMKDLKIDSKFAWLEPFCSLYTCSEDVLERKHEMQPFKTFRLGGDLTRVYDPSHEKGEKGS; encoded by the coding sequence ATGCGCACCCGAACGTTGAAAACGCTGCTGGCGCCGTCGCTGCTGGCCTTGGCGATGTTCGCCGGGGCCACGCAGGCCGCGGCCCCGCTGCGTCCGCCGCAGGGCTACTTCGCACCGATCGAAAAGGTCAAGGAAGGTAATGGCGGCCAAAGTTGCGATGCCGTGCCAACGCCGTATACCGGCTCGCTGCAGTTTCGCAGTAAGTACGAGGGCTCCGACAAGGCTCGCTCGACACTGAACGTGCAATCGGAAAAAGCCTTCCGCGACAGCACCGCCGACATCACCAAAATCGAGCGTGGCATTAGCAAGCAGGTCATGCAGTTCATGCGCGACGGTCGTCCCGAGCAACTGGAATGCACGCTGAACTGGTTGACCGCCTGGGCCCAGGCCGATGCGTTGATGTCCAAGGACTTCAACCACACCGGCAAGTCCATGCGCAAATGGGCCTTGGGCAGCATGGCTTCGGCCTATGTGCGCTTGAAGTTCTCCGAGTCGCGCCCGCTGGCCAACCGTCAAGAGCAAGCGCAATTGATCGAAGGCTGGTTCAGCAAAATGGCGGATCAAGTCGTCAGCGACTGGGACAATTTGCCGTTGGAAAAAACCAACAACCACTCGTACTGGGCCGCCTGGTCGGTAATGGCCACGTCCGTGGCGACCAACCGTCGCGACCTGTTCGACTGGGCCGTCAAGGAATACAAGGTAGGCGTCAACCAGGTCGACGCCGAAGGCTTCTTGCCCAATGAGCTCAAGCGCAAGCAACGGGCCCTGTCCTACCACAACTATGCCCTGCCGCCACTGGCGATGATCGCCAGTTTCGCCCAGGTCAATGGCGTGGACTTGCGCCAGGAAAACAACGGCGCCCTCAAGCGATTGGGTGACCGCGTGCTGGCCGGCGTCAAGGACCCGGATATTTTCGAAGAGAAGAACGGCGAAGAGCAGGACATGAAAGACCTGAAGATCGATTCGAAATTTGCCTGGCTCGAACCGTTCTGCAGCCTCTACACCTGCTCCGAAGACGTGCTGGAACGCAAGCATGAAATGCAGCCGTTCAAGACCTTCCGACTCGGCGGTGACTTGACGCGGGTGTACGACCCTTCGCATGAGAAAGGCGAAAAAGGAAGCTGA
- a CDS encoding alginate O-acetyltransferase: MNPQMIKLLGLSALTAGILAAASGARADEIKAPTFTAEPCCNLCPAAHDAKNYTTRYQQNFTTLVQAQGDWLFRTQEDLRTEFNTTPAGYKRMQQLHDAFKKKGVELVLVYQPTRGLVNRNKLNPQEKASFNFDKALANYKSMLGRFAQMGYVVPDLSPLTNENLPETLPAHDFYFRGDQHWTPYGAQRTAKIVAEKIKQLPAFADVPKREFETKKSGRMGKTGTLHNMAGQLCGTSYAIQYMDQFTTEPKGEAGDGDLFSDAGDPQITLVGTSHSGKNYNFAGFLQEAIGADILNVAFPGGGFEGAMIQYLGSEEFQKSPPKILIWEFSPLYRLDQETIYRQMMALLDNNGCEGKPALMSSKAKLKPGKNELMVNSKNMDLRNGSHQIDIRFADTSVKTLQATLWYMNGRHEDIKIEKPNTSETDGRFAFQLRTDEDWASQNLLALEVQGPEAGKEPLQVEAKVCKRNASSQAEQQTAQIGQ; this comes from the coding sequence ATGAACCCACAGATGATCAAGCTCCTGGGCCTGTCCGCCCTGACTGCCGGCATTCTAGCCGCCGCAAGCGGCGCGCGTGCCGATGAAATAAAGGCACCGACCTTTACCGCTGAACCGTGCTGCAACCTCTGCCCTGCCGCCCATGACGCGAAGAACTACACCACGCGTTACCAGCAGAACTTCACCACGCTGGTACAGGCCCAGGGCGACTGGTTGTTCCGTACCCAGGAAGACCTGCGTACTGAATTCAATACCACGCCGGCCGGCTACAAGCGCATGCAGCAGCTGCACGATGCCTTCAAGAAAAAAGGCGTTGAACTGGTACTCGTCTACCAGCCGACCCGGGGCCTGGTGAACCGCAACAAACTCAACCCGCAGGAAAAGGCCAGCTTCAATTTCGACAAGGCCTTGGCTAACTACAAGTCCATGCTTGGCCGCTTTGCCCAGATGGGTTATGTGGTGCCAGACCTGTCGCCGCTGACCAATGAAAACCTGCCCGAAACCCTGCCCGCCCACGATTTCTACTTCCGTGGCGACCAGCACTGGACACCGTACGGCGCCCAGCGCACGGCAAAAATCGTCGCCGAGAAGATCAAGCAGCTCCCGGCCTTCGCCGACGTCCCCAAGCGTGAATTCGAGACCAAGAAGTCCGGCCGCATGGGCAAGACCGGCACCCTGCACAACATGGCCGGGCAACTCTGCGGCACCAGCTACGCAATCCAGTACATGGACCAGTTCACCACCGAGCCTAAAGGCGAGGCCGGCGATGGCGACCTGTTCAGTGATGCAGGCGATCCACAGATCACCCTCGTGGGCACCAGCCACAGCGGCAAGAACTACAACTTCGCCGGCTTCCTGCAAGAAGCCATCGGCGCCGACATCCTCAACGTGGCCTTCCCCGGCGGCGGTTTCGAGGGCGCGATGATCCAGTACCTGGGCAGCGAAGAGTTCCAGAAGAGCCCGCCGAAGATTCTCATCTGGGAATTCTCGCCGCTGTATCGCCTGGACCAGGAAACCATCTACCGCCAGATGATGGCGCTACTGGACAACAACGGTTGCGAAGGCAAGCCAGCGCTGATGAGCAGCAAGGCCAAGCTCAAGCCGGGCAAAAACGAATTGATGGTCAACAGCAAGAATATGGACCTGCGTAACGGCAGTCACCAGATCGATATCCGCTTCGCCGACACCTCGGTGAAAACCTTGCAAGCCACCCTCTGGTACATGAATGGGCGCCACGAGGACATCAAGATCGAAAAACCGAACACCTCCGAAACCGACGGACGTTTCGCCTTCCAATTGCGCACCGACGAAGACTGGGCTTCGCAAAACCTGCTGGCTCTCGAAGTCCAGGGTCCTGAAGCCGGTAAAGAGCCGCTGCAAGTCGAAGCGAAAGTCTGCAAACGCAACGCATCTTCGCAAGCCGAGCAACAAACGGCTCAAATCGGACAATGA
- the algG gene encoding mannuronan 5-epimerase AlgG has translation MNRYLRNSQAMKGSISLLAAAMLLAGSSAFANVEPVVKPGNVVKELQQAKTYTVSSAPTEPLELAAPTLPDLSGYTAEAVAAKIVRSKPGKVSVRRMMQENALKDFIGGDNKMAEWVVRQHGIPQAIFLDDGYMNLKDLAKKVPKYIIETSPGVYLAKIPIVVGQKGILEIDKQTQELRLSQEGGSFLVNDGHMFIRDTKVTGWREKDNGPATFRSANEFRPFLLSWGGTETYIVNTKMASFGYANSKSYGVSISQYTPNMAKVLKRKEPTGWIIGSEFSDMWYGFYCYETSDFVIKGSTYKDNIVYGIDPHDRSHRLIIADNTVYGTKKKHGIIISREVNDSFIFNNRSYDNKLSGVVIDRNSVNNLIAYNEIYKNHTDGITLYESGDNLLWGNKVISNRRHGIRIRNSVNIRLYENLSMANGLTGLYGHIKDLSDTDRDIKLDPFDAEVSLIVVGGELAGNGSGPLSIDSPLSVELYRVSMLAPTKSSGISFTGILGERQDEILDLLVRQQKAVLIDPVERQTEMRD, from the coding sequence ATGAACCGCTACCTCAGGAACAGCCAGGCGATGAAAGGTTCGATCAGCCTGTTGGCCGCAGCGATGCTGCTGGCCGGCTCGTCGGCGTTCGCCAACGTTGAACCGGTGGTCAAACCGGGCAACGTGGTCAAGGAACTGCAACAAGCCAAGACCTACACCGTCAGCAGCGCGCCAACCGAACCGCTGGAGCTGGCCGCCCCGACCCTGCCCGACCTTTCCGGCTACACCGCCGAAGCGGTCGCCGCAAAGATCGTGCGCAGCAAGCCCGGCAAAGTCAGCGTGCGGCGGATGATGCAGGAAAACGCCTTGAAGGACTTCATCGGCGGCGACAACAAGATGGCCGAGTGGGTGGTGCGTCAGCACGGCATCCCACAGGCCATCTTCCTTGACGACGGTTATATGAATCTCAAGGACCTGGCTAAAAAGGTGCCCAAGTACATCATCGAAACTTCGCCAGGCGTCTACCTGGCGAAGATCCCGATCGTGGTCGGGCAGAAAGGCATCCTGGAAATCGACAAACAGACCCAGGAACTGCGCCTGTCCCAAGAGGGCGGCTCGTTCCTGGTCAACGATGGACATATGTTCATTCGCGACACCAAGGTCACCGGCTGGCGCGAAAAGGACAACGGCCCCGCCACGTTCCGCTCGGCCAACGAATTCCGGCCGTTCCTGCTGTCCTGGGGCGGCACCGAGACCTACATCGTCAACACCAAGATGGCGAGCTTCGGCTATGCCAACAGTAAGTCGTACGGGGTGAGTATTTCCCAGTACACGCCGAACATGGCCAAGGTCCTCAAGCGCAAGGAACCGACCGGCTGGATCATCGGTTCCGAGTTCTCGGACATGTGGTACGGCTTCTACTGCTACGAGACCAGCGACTTTGTGATCAAAGGCAGCACGTACAAAGACAACATCGTCTACGGCATCGACCCCCACGACCGTTCCCATCGGCTGATCATCGCCGACAACACCGTCTACGGGACCAAGAAAAAGCACGGGATCATTATTTCCCGTGAGGTGAACGACAGCTTCATTTTCAACAACCGCAGCTACGACAACAAACTCTCCGGCGTGGTGATCGACCGTAACAGCGTGAACAACCTGATCGCCTACAACGAGATCTACAAGAACCACACCGACGGCATCACGCTGTACGAGAGTGGTGACAACCTGCTGTGGGGCAACAAAGTGATCAGCAACCGCCGCCACGGCATCCGGATTCGTAACAGCGTGAACATTCGCCTCTACGAAAACCTGTCCATGGCCAACGGCTTGACCGGTCTCTATGGCCACATCAAGGACCTGTCCGACACCGACCGGGACATCAAGCTCGACCCGTTCGACGCCGAAGTGTCGTTGATCGTGGTCGGTGGTGAACTGGCCGGCAATGGCAGCGGCCCGTTGTCCATCGACTCGCCATTGAGTGTCGAGCTGTACCGCGTGTCCATGCTCGCGCCGACCAAATCCAGCGGCATCAGCTTCACGGGGATTCTTGGCGAACGCCAGGACGAAATTCTCGACCTGCTGGTGCGCCAGCAAAAAGCCGTGCTGATCGACCCTGTCGAACGCCAGACCGAAATGCGGGACTGA
- a CDS encoding alginate export family protein — MKLNPFVQAGIGLSFALLWSCPTLAALTDSKNFGLEVKITGQSEDDRDLGTQRGGDVNGIGLDLRPWVYGESGAWSAYAMAQAVTSTDIIETDTLQQSDDVTQQTDSGDREAKKNYLAMREFWIGYRGLTPYPGEQLKFGRQRLRNDDGQWRDTNIEALNWTFDTTLLRANLGIAERFSEYRTDLKELSPQDKDRMHVYGDVGYQWMPGQWAGIRAHHSHDSGSLDYPTPGEATDTLDKTQNGDLTWLGLEANSDAYNWRNTNTVNYWASLTGMTGDRDTVNPLDADGTRPAQLKRSDDVDGWATDLGIRLRLDPQWQVGAAYARASEDYEQNGLQSNRSNFTGTRSRVHRFGEAFRGEMANTQSASLFGSWQLRDEYDASLVYHKFWRVDGNKPVGSNGINAVENNTDDVTGAILSTSSLPLRDGNKDLGQEVDLVVTKYFKQGLLPAALSQSIDEPSALVRFRGGVFKPGDAYGKEVDSYMHRAFVDVIWRF; from the coding sequence TTGAAGCTCAATCCTTTTGTGCAGGCTGGTATTGGCCTGTCGTTTGCCCTGCTGTGGTCCTGCCCGACCCTGGCGGCCCTGACCGACAGCAAGAATTTTGGCCTGGAAGTGAAGATCACCGGCCAGTCCGAAGATGACCGCGACCTCGGCACCCAACGCGGTGGCGACGTCAACGGCATCGGCCTGGACCTGCGTCCATGGGTCTATGGGGAAAGTGGAGCCTGGAGCGCCTACGCCATGGCCCAGGCCGTGACGTCCACCGACATCATCGAGACCGACACCCTGCAGCAGTCGGACGACGTGACCCAGCAAACCGACAGCGGCGACCGCGAGGCCAAGAAAAACTACCTGGCCATGCGCGAATTCTGGATTGGCTACCGCGGTCTGACCCCTTATCCGGGCGAACAGTTGAAGTTCGGTCGCCAGCGCCTGCGCAACGACGACGGCCAATGGCGCGACACCAACATCGAAGCCCTGAACTGGACCTTCGACACCACCTTGCTGCGGGCCAATCTCGGCATCGCCGAACGCTTCAGCGAATACCGCACCGACCTCAAGGAGCTGTCGCCACAGGACAAGGATCGCATGCACGTCTACGGTGACGTCGGCTATCAGTGGATGCCTGGCCAGTGGGCGGGTATCCGTGCCCACCATTCCCATGACAGCGGCAGCCTGGATTACCCGACCCCGGGCGAAGCCACCGACACCCTGGACAAGACTCAGAACGGCGATTTGACCTGGCTCGGCCTGGAAGCCAACAGCGACGCCTACAACTGGCGCAACACCAACACCGTCAATTACTGGGCAAGCCTTACCGGCATGACTGGCGATCGCGACACGGTCAACCCGCTCGATGCCGACGGCACCCGCCCCGCGCAACTCAAGCGCAGTGACGACGTCGACGGCTGGGCCACCGACCTGGGTATCCGCCTGCGCCTCGACCCGCAATGGCAAGTCGGTGCAGCCTATGCCCGCGCCAGCGAGGACTACGAACAGAACGGCCTGCAAAGCAACCGGTCGAACTTCACCGGTACTCGCTCACGGGTCCACCGTTTCGGCGAAGCCTTCCGGGGCGAAATGGCCAACACCCAGAGCGCCAGCCTGTTCGGTTCCTGGCAGCTGCGCGACGAATACGACGCCAGCCTGGTGTACCACAAGTTCTGGCGCGTGGACGGCAACAAGCCGGTGGGCAGCAACGGCATCAATGCCGTGGAAAACAACACCGACGACGTGACCGGCGCCATCCTCTCCACCTCGTCCCTGCCGCTGCGTGACGGCAACAAGGACCTGGGCCAGGAAGTCGATCTGGTCGTCACCAAATACTTCAAGCAAGGCCTGCTACCGGCCGCGCTGAGTCAATCCATTGATGAGCCGTCGGCGCTGGTGCGCTTTCGTGGCGGCGTATTCAAGCCAGGCGACGCCTACGGCAAAGAGGTCGATTCGTACATGCATCGCGCCTTTGTCGACGTGATCTGGCGCTTCTGA